The sequence CCTTCTTTCAAATCGTGCGTTCCCGCCCTAGCCTATAAAAGCAGAGTTTTCGCCAAACACAAAACTCGAGAAAAATGCGTAGAAATATCCGTGTGCACCGATGCATATGAACACATATACGTATCCATaaaaatatgtatataagtAGATATATGCGAAGGTGTAgacgtacatatatatagatatatatatgcaccaATGCAGTTACGGTATCCCGGCAGCGTGGACATCCGTaagcctgcgccgcttcgtcgaggctgccgcgcagaTTCGCCATGCAAAGACATCTTCAGTTGCGTTGTGCGCTGGCGTGAGCCGACGCGGGAGCGGAGTGTCGGGAAGACTCCGCGAGATCTGGCTTGGCTTTCTTCGCGTTTTCGCTCTCCACCGCGTTGTCTTCCTCCTTGCAGCGTCTCTGTTTCGAGGCGACGAATGTCAGGAGACTCAACACCGATGCATCGAACGCCTTggctctctcgctgcagtcCCCGCGACTCCACTGCGCGATCGCCGCGAGACTCCGCGCAACCGCTTCAGCCGTGCACACGCCTCCCTCATCTGCGATCTTTCGAGACGGCGTCCGGACTGACTTGTAAGCCCCCCAGGattccgccgcggctctcgcctcacacccgccttcgccgcgttcgcctcctcctggcgccgcctgcgcaacACGAGAAGGATCGCttggagacgccgcgcgggcagacgctgccgcgcgttTTGGCGCAGCTTGCGCGTCACGTCGCCTGTCGTCTAGAGCTGCTTGCGGTGGCGCGTCCGTCGCGTGCCGATTCGCATCTCCCGCCGTCTTGCTCGATCTCCTATGTCTGCCTGCGAGTCGGTTAGAGTCCCCAGGgtgcctcggcgcctcctcgctctccccaTCTTCTGCTGTCGCGGCCGCTCTCACACCGACAACTTCGCCACTCGCTGGAgctcctctgtctgccgccagcagccttccgtcgccgcccccgctgtctccgccggcccCACCAGgcacgcagcaggcgccgccgtttGCAGGCTGCCAGCCGTCCGCCTCTGGGGtctcgtcggcgcggcgtccgaggctttccgcgcctgcatctgcgcgcgagacgccggcgcactCCTCGCTGAAGAGCGGGCACCCTGGCAGCCGCACTGCTGGAACGTCGGCGAGCCACGGCGCCGCGTTCAACATCTCCTTGGCCTCCTTCCAGGTGCCGTCAAGACAGAGCAGCGTCaccggcagctgcagcggaaacgcgccgcggccgagctCGAAGCTCCACGGCGCAGGAAACAACAGAAGGAGGTTGTTCGCCTCCCCTTGCGgtgccggcggaggcgcggcgagctgggCTGCTAGCGAGGGAGTGGATGCCTCGGCAGACGCGGGGGAgcgagacagcgacggcgccgcgcaaggCGCCGTCGCACACGAAGAGCAAGGatgagaggcgcgagaggaggaaaaaagGCAACCTGACGCAgcaggggcgacggcggcggcgctgcaaggcgccagcggcgctggaggcgcagtgGCTGCGGACAGAGAGCGAGACTGCGGAAGGAAGGGCTTGGTGCAACAGCCGCCCTCAAATACACTCACATCGGCGTCGTATATCCAGGCTCCTGCactcgctgcctgcggaggtgccgaggaggcggaggtgccgcgcggctgcgacaCGGCGCCAGGGCAAGGTGAggggggcgcgcgcgaaaacgctgaagacgtcgaggccgcggcagatGGCGGACATGAAGCGAGTCCTGATTCAGGAAAGTCGCGCGCGCAATTGGGAAGCTTCCCGGCCTGGTTCGCTTCACCTCGAGGGGACTGACGGAACCGCGCCGACCTCGGAAGCTTCACGGTTCCGGGCTTGCGCCGCTGAAAGACATGGACGGGCGTGACGGCGCGCGTgagcagagggagagagcccATCTTTCGCTTGGCCTCCAAGGGGTGGACGTAGACGACGAGGCCTTTCACGACGCCCGCGAAATCGCCAGAAAAACTCAGCGGAGGCTTTGGCAGCTTGCCGCAGTaacagacgcgcgcagggcgctcGCAACCGCTGCATATCGCCCGCCCGGGCTTCTCCAGAGCGCATGCCTCCCCACGCTCCATCTGAGTTTTCAgcttttctcctctccaAGTCTTCACCTGCCCCTGCGGCCTGTCCCACGGCTGTGGTGGCGGCACGTGGTTTGAGCCGCGCCGGGTAGAGTGACCTGCTTcgcccgctgcagcaggaacTCGCTCGTCGCATGCAAATAACTGCACAGACACATGGACGCCTGCGTGGACGCCTACGTGCGGCGGCATCTGCCGCCGTGTGGTGAGGCACCAAGAGAGAGtcgaggcgcatgcgcgtcagAGGGACTGGGGAAGACCTGAGCTGGCCGCATCAGAGACCGCAGGTTGGGTTCACCAGTCCCTTTTCACGGTGGCGTGCACTTCAAAGTGACCTTCTTCTCAGTGAGGGAGGCATAGGATGGGTTCACGCAGACGTGTCTTATCCACAGACTTCCCTAGACGCAGACACCAGAGCCTGCGTCGAGCAGGAAAGGTTTTAGCTGTTCGCGGACGAGCGAGTTTGAGGAGACCGCCTCgctgcgaaggaggaggaaatCCACAGCTGGGATGAAGGGCACATCCCTACAGTTGAGAGAGCAATGATCGACGCGAACGAAACGCGACAGAGGTTTTCCGTGTTTCGATCGTCCTTtgttttcgccttctcttgTTCTCCGCACATGCGGAGACATGCACGCGTGCTGGCGGGTGCGACTTTGCTCACACACGGTGGCTCGCTCGTTCACTCGTTTCTCTTCTAGTTTTTCGTTTCTCCATGTCAGTTTGTAGCCTGGAGCCTGTCGCGAAGGCTCGTCTTCATCTCGActcgggcgcgcgcgcagagaatCCTCTGCCGTTTTCTCTCGCAATCGGCCGCGACCCAAGACACGCAGCCGCCCAGAGCAAATCGCGATACCAACAACTGAGGAGAGATGGACGCGGGTGACTGTGGCTCGCCACGCCGAGAGAAACCTCAAAACGAGCTGTTTTCTCTACCTGGAAGGTGATGCTGGCTGTGCTGAACCGCAGTTGAGGCCTAGatgagcgaggagagcgctGTTTTGCTTCAACCCTCCCCTCTTCGTACGAGTCGTTTGGTggtgcctgcgcctcctcgtctttttGAGAATCGGCTTCTATTCTACAGAGGACGGCTCGTCTTTTTTCTGCCATTTCTTCGCTGCTTATCTCAGGTTTTTCATTCTTTCGCGAActgctcctctctctgtgaatgttcctctctctcaccACCTCTTCACTTCTTTTCGCCAacttttttctcttcgcaAAGTTTCCTCTCACTCGCTCTCCCCAGTCTTCGGCAGCCCGCTCCTGCTCTCGCCCACTCAGCTTCCAGCGCGCCTTTGCCCGgactttcctctcttcgtgcGAGACGTTTGGCGGTGCCTGCGGCCCTCGTCTTTTGAGAAGCGTCCTCCATTATAcatcgtctcctcgtcggtTGTCTTTTGGCGCCGACTcccttctttctttttcgctcCGGTCCCCGGTTTTGCCGTCGCCGGTGCGTCTCACGGAGAGCGAAACCCCTTCCCCTGTCTCGCGCAGCACCTACACGACTTACATCCAGGGCAAGGCTCTAAGGCCTCGCCGCATTTTTCTCGTGATTCGCGACTGCTTCGTtcgctcctcttccgccgatgagctcttctgcgtcgccaaCCCCCCGAGGGGACGCGTCGGCTCCCCCGgccggctgtcgcgcgtcgctcgagcggaagaagaaggagtaTGAAGACACACTGCTCCGTCTCACGCTCTGCAACGATGACCGCTTGCCTGCGGTGCTGGAAAAGCTGCTCCCGATGGCCTTTCGCGAGCTCGCGTCTTGCCCAGCGCCTCTGATGCCTAAGGTAAGCCATTTTCCTCCGACTCGTtggctctctcgctcgcccccGTTGTGTTTCTCTCCAGCTCGCATGCTTTGGGTCGTCCTCTCTATCGAGTTGAGAAGCTGGCGAGTTGGTGCATAGCCGTGAGCTCTGCTTGTCTGCCGTTTCCCGCAGGTTGTAGAGATCCTGAACCACTGTCTGCATCGCGTCCGCGGCACCACGACGATGCCGCTGCCCTtcctgccgctgctctcAGTCTGggtcgacgccgaggccgctcgccagtctgcggcctctgcggcgggggggACGTCTCCCCCGAACGCGACAGTGATGAGGAATGTGCTGCtgctctttctctcgctggcTGTGCAACGCGCCAAGCCGGAAGAGaagctcgcggctgcggaccgtctcctcgccgggTTTCCTCTGTTTTTTCCGCAGTCCTACCCtgcggccttcctcctcttctgcgagTGCCTCTGCACAGGCGCGACGTTGGATCTGCTGAAAGAAAAGGCAAAGTTGCGCGCAGGCAAAAAACCTGTTGAGGGCGTCTCCTTCGAGGATTTTGAGGGAATCCTGGCTGGTGCGCGAtgccgcgaagaggcggcacCCCAGACGTCGCTGGCTGCCTCGCATCTCGGCGgtctcggcgcctccgcgtcagaggcgacgcctttggcgacgcaggcgtttgcgcatgcatgcgtggagttccttctgctgcctcccGCGATCGGCGCGTGGACGCAGCTTGCGCCGAtcgcgggcgtctctgcggaggcggcgcaggcgtggaTGCCGCGTTTGCGCGGGCGGACTCGCCAGGAGCTCCTCGCGTTCCAGACGAACTTGGTGCGCTTTCTGATCGAAATCACGCGGTTTGCCTCGCCGCAcgctgaggcgcagcgggcgaaggaggcgtgCAGGCACTCCGACAACGCAGACGCACCGCGACCCGACGACGGGTCCTCAGATGGCCGCGGTCACACACTACCTCCGCTGATgctggcgccgcttctcgtcgcctcctgctTGCCCTTCGAGGGCatcgcctcgcctgccgcgaccgcggtcgcgcgcgtgggcgTCACTGTCGACGGCGGAGATGCGACGCTTCTCGCGTTCCTCTTCCAGCTCGTCTCGAcgtcctccacgccgccgcttctgccAGGTGAggcggccgccctcgcgcgcctccctcttctccctaccctcggcggcgcagcgcggccgctgccgccgccgaagctgcACATCAAagttctgcagcgcctggcaACGACGCGCGAAGCCGCCACACTGCCCTTCTGGCGCCACGTCGTCGCGGTCACGATGCAGGCGCTActgccgcctctcctcgcgcccgcgggcggggcggaggcgcccgcggctaGCAGCCGACCGGAGGTGCGCGTGAAGGCCTtgcagctcctcctcgcctgcatccagcagcaggcgtggcttgccgacgcggagacaccgcaggcgcggcgcctatccgcctcgcgcgccgcgagcgacgcagcgagccgagaggacggggcggagacgccgctggTAGATTtccacgcgcgaggcgccatGGACACACTGGGGGAAGACGAgcgggcggtcgccgccgcgctaCTGAAGAACCAcgaccgccgcctgcggccgctgacGCGTGCGAttgaggcgcgcgcgtgtgcacTGTTGCAGGCACTTCTTTCGCTGCTGGTTTTCTACGTCAGAGACACCCTCGCCCactggcgcctgcagcaggagaaggcgcgcgagatcCGCGAGCGCATCCGCaggcagagcgaggagggcgcgcagaccgccgtctcggcggcctcgcgcctcgcagccgctgcggcatcCGCGCCAGAGGCCAGCGTCTGGACCAgtgcgacggccgccgcggccgaggcggcggaagtgAAGGAGCGCGCCGATCTCTTGCTGCTCACACTTGAGACACTCGCGACGCTCACGCGCGTGtgccctgctgcgccgccggtggcggccgcggcgaactCACGGGGCGACTCGGCGGGAGCCGGtcgcgcgccggaggagactgGCGACGCGAAGCTGGGCGGGGCCGgtcagggcggcgacgcgtgcgcgtcttTTTTGTCCGCcctcttttcttccgctCCCGGCGCGTCGggtgcagctgcggcctttcgcttctccttcgccgaggagggcgttctgctgctcgcgcgtctcgccttctaCCTGCTGAGGttctgcgcgagcgacgaagcACTATggggcgtggcggcgcgcgtgacgGGCGAGATTCCCTCGCTGAGAGGCGCCAGGGCGGGTAAGGCGAAGagtgccgcggcgcttcctgCACTCGTtcctgcgctgctgcagaccctcgagggcgccgccgactggCTGGAGCGCCGACGGGCGGGCGAGGTGGAGTGGGAAGGCCAGCAgcggggcgacgacggcgtcgcgcagggcgcTGTGGCCGTGGGGGCCCTGGcggtcgcgccctccgcggagaggcaggccctcgagctgcgggaggcgaggcgcgatggcgcggcgcggcggcgggaggggcgggcgcaggcgctttcGCTTGAGGTTCTGGACATCCTCGAAGAGAATCTGCGCTTCTCTCGAGATCCGGTGGGCTTCCGCGCCCGGGAGGCAGCGCAGGTCGAGCGCCGGAACGGA is a genomic window of Besnoitia besnoiti strain Bb-Ger1 chromosome IV, whole genome shotgun sequence containing:
- a CDS encoding hypothetical protein (encoded by transcript BESB_057090); the protein is MPPHVGVHAGVHVSVQLFACDERVPAAAGEAGHSTRRGSNHVPPPQPWDRPQGQVKTWRGEKLKTQMERGEACALEKPGRAICSGCERPARVCYCGKLPKPPLSFSGDFAGVVKGLVVYVHPLEAKRKMGSLPLLTRAVTPVHVFQRRKPGTVKLPRSARFRQSPRGEANQAGKLPNCARDFPESGLASCPPSAAASTSSAFSRAPPSPCPGAVSQPRGTSASSAPPQAASAGAWIYDADVSVFEGGCCTKPFLPQSRSLSAATAPPAPLAPCSAAAVAPAASGCLFSSSRASHPCSSCATAPCAAPSLSRSPASAEASTPSLAAQLAAPPPAPQGEANNLLLLFPAPWSFELGRGAFPLQLPVTLLCLDGTWKEAKEMLNAAPWLADVPAVRLPGCPLFSEECAGVSRADAGAESLGRRADETPEADGWQPANGGACCVPGGAGGDSGGGDGRLLAADRGAPASGEVVGVRAAATAEDGESEEAPRHPGDSNRLAGRHRRSSKTAGDANRHATDAPPQAALDDRRRDAQAAPKRAAASARAASPSDPSRVAQAAPGGGERGEGGCEARAAAESWGAYKSVRTPSRKIADEGGVCTAEAVARSLAAIAQWSRGDCSERAKAFDASVLSLLTFVASKQRRCKEEDNAVESENAKKAKPDLAESSRHSAPASAHASAQRN